One genomic window of Roseateles sp. DAIF2 includes the following:
- a CDS encoding pentapeptide repeat-containing protein, whose product MEGLIARYLVAVNLFAAPTLWAATPAALQGETRPCPASPGTRKPVQAADVLKDIRSGKPVSLDGVSIMGDLDLSLLPLESVVPKGESKLPGLPSLKDDLKLAQLERELATNVRNVLLVRAAIAIENSEIYGRINIGPANTPVVFLSTFALRNTRVCGDVDLSRVRFRNPVIFDGSTFNGQLTLRHAVFGGNALLRKVKVDARTDFGDARFERSALFSEFLVGNAGSLSFSRAKFAAGLDFHAEEQGGTVLKALSFADAVVDGSAANFEKVVFRGANFNNASLNASAKFSEARFDGERGNFTGVSFRGGVDFDGAIFPSGAIFFNAEFVGERPASFDRTNSRRSMDFTKARLAGPVSFVQSEIAGLVSFEDAEVRSSLDFRLSRVHALKLGGGSARVKLVSEALFDHAWIGKALFDNTDFAGKASFVSTNFGWSGTCPEDSERQGIALSLEGASFATTADFAEARFMGRLSMRNLGGEAGNLRWRWVQIAKALTAGTGAKLRELEKTPGCYVIETRAQTDEEKWGANAETLRSLERNFSSLDLLDDANAVAYLRETAEARQEMGDARLTWSERALAAVRLYGFGYLGGYGVKPLRILGEIALLVMVGSLVYGRSGRTLGCDPPSDTPLDWKLIALPIKDKTWFGSTTVPRWLLAAWVSIAATTTIRTRAAYICLGHDDRMRWVVYVQRAVGYLLVIVLGISVGRTMPFLQKTLGGLPGF is encoded by the coding sequence ATGGAAGGGCTGATCGCAAGGTATCTGGTTGCGGTGAATCTCTTCGCTGCACCAACACTTTGGGCCGCAACTCCTGCTGCACTCCAAGGCGAAACACGGCCCTGCCCTGCATCACCTGGTACTCGCAAACCTGTTCAGGCAGCCGATGTTCTCAAAGACATTCGAAGTGGGAAACCGGTATCTCTTGACGGGGTGTCAATCATGGGAGACCTGGACTTATCACTTCTACCTTTGGAATCAGTTGTCCCGAAGGGTGAGTCGAAACTGCCCGGCCTGCCTTCACTAAAGGACGACTTGAAGCTGGCCCAGCTTGAGCGCGAACTGGCTACCAACGTGCGCAACGTCTTGCTCGTGCGCGCCGCGATAGCGATCGAAAACAGTGAGATCTACGGGCGCATCAACATCGGGCCAGCCAACACGCCCGTCGTCTTCCTCTCCACATTTGCACTGCGCAACACAAGGGTCTGTGGGGATGTTGACCTCTCAAGGGTAAGGTTTCGAAATCCGGTGATCTTTGACGGGAGCACGTTCAATGGACAGCTGACGCTACGGCACGCGGTGTTCGGCGGCAACGCGCTGCTGAGAAAGGTGAAGGTGGACGCGAGGACAGATTTCGGCGATGCCAGGTTTGAGCGCTCAGCCTTGTTCAGCGAGTTCTTAGTGGGAAACGCAGGCTCACTCTCCTTTTCGAGAGCTAAGTTCGCAGCGGGCCTTGACTTTCATGCTGAAGAGCAAGGTGGCACGGTGCTCAAGGCGCTTTCGTTCGCTGATGCAGTTGTCGATGGAAGTGCTGCAAACTTTGAGAAGGTGGTTTTCCGTGGCGCAAACTTCAACAATGCGAGCCTGAACGCATCGGCCAAGTTCAGCGAGGCAAGGTTCGACGGCGAAAGGGGCAACTTCACGGGCGTAAGTTTCCGCGGTGGAGTGGACTTCGATGGAGCAATCTTCCCAAGCGGCGCAATCTTCTTCAACGCTGAGTTTGTGGGCGAGCGTCCGGCATCGTTCGATCGGACGAATTCTCGAAGGAGCATGGACTTCACAAAGGCGCGATTGGCTGGCCCGGTCAGCTTCGTGCAGTCGGAGATCGCTGGGCTCGTCTCGTTTGAGGATGCTGAAGTCCGCAGCAGTTTGGACTTCCGCCTTTCCCGCGTGCATGCCTTAAAACTCGGCGGCGGTTCGGCCCGCGTGAAGCTAGTCAGCGAGGCGCTCTTCGACCACGCATGGATTGGAAAAGCGCTGTTCGACAACACTGACTTTGCGGGGAAAGCGTCGTTCGTATCCACCAACTTTGGATGGAGCGGGACATGTCCGGAAGATTCCGAGCGCCAAGGCATCGCACTCAGTCTGGAGGGCGCCTCGTTTGCCACCACTGCTGACTTCGCAGAAGCAAGATTCATGGGTCGGCTGAGCATGCGCAACCTCGGGGGTGAAGCAGGCAATCTTCGGTGGCGCTGGGTTCAGATCGCAAAGGCGCTTACCGCCGGCACAGGCGCCAAACTGCGCGAACTCGAAAAAACGCCCGGGTGCTACGTTATAGAGACAAGAGCCCAAACGGACGAGGAAAAATGGGGAGCCAACGCGGAGACGTTGCGGTCCTTGGAACGCAACTTCAGCTCCCTGGATCTTCTTGATGACGCCAACGCTGTGGCGTATCTGCGGGAGACGGCAGAGGCTCGACAGGAAATGGGGGACGCAAGATTGACGTGGTCAGAGCGCGCGCTCGCCGCAGTCAGACTCTATGGCTTCGGTTACCTGGGCGGGTACGGCGTCAAGCCGCTTCGGATCCTTGGCGAGATCGCTCTATTAGTCATGGTCGGCAGTCTTGTCTATGGGCGCTCCGGCAGGACGCTAGGATGCGACCCGCCCAGCGACACGCCGCTGGACTGGAAGCTCATCGCGCTGCCTATCAAGGATAAAACGTGGTTCGGATCGACTACCGTCCCACGCTGGCTGCTGGCTGCATGGGTCAGCATCGCAGCCACCACCACCATCCGGACACGTGCCGCATACATCTGCCTTGGCCATGACGATCGTATGCGTTGGGTTGTGTACGTCCAACGAGCCGTCGGATATCTGCTAGTCATCGTTCTGGGCATCAGCGTTGGACGCACGATGCCATTCCTGCAAAAGACCCTCGGCGGGTTGCCGGGTTTCTGA
- a CDS encoding ABC transporter substrate-binding protein: MTTFTYRAVLAAMLVASGASFAAADRPVIGVTLPLSGPRAGAGQDALREINKKLAGLVVDVVSLDDADHPDVAQSNYRKLVNEKNVALVIGPLTSLGATAISNADLKRPVLALAQAPTVDMLKQAQQKSVFMFTQSPSQIAQLGKALSTSEKLLLTGQEIYAEKLSALSNVLGSRSTRGPDVTEENIGDVAKAARNTKATLVYIGAGSVAARALKQPRSSDSRLVFMSPPDPKLAASAAAAVVADWIKNKDLTEKGLRAALSRSPYFDAASSSLAMSWSVDTIGRKLLASASTSSSKCTCASKDGQVTHEIECKDPPDKCKTTEQETDCSCECKSK, encoded by the coding sequence ATGACGACTTTCACGTACAGGGCCGTCCTGGCGGCCATGCTTGTCGCGTCCGGTGCCAGCTTCGCCGCTGCAGACCGGCCCGTCATTGGCGTCACTCTCCCGCTGTCAGGGCCTCGCGCTGGCGCCGGACAAGACGCCCTGCGCGAGATCAACAAGAAGCTTGCTGGTCTGGTGGTCGACGTGGTGTCATTAGACGACGCCGACCATCCGGACGTCGCTCAGTCGAACTACAGGAAACTAGTCAACGAGAAAAACGTAGCTCTCGTGATCGGGCCGCTGACCAGCCTCGGTGCCACGGCAATCTCAAATGCCGACCTCAAGCGCCCTGTGTTGGCTTTGGCACAGGCGCCCACCGTGGATATGCTCAAGCAAGCACAGCAGAAGTCGGTTTTCATGTTCACTCAATCGCCCTCGCAGATCGCACAGCTCGGCAAGGCCTTGTCCACCAGCGAAAAGCTGTTGCTCACTGGCCAGGAAATCTACGCTGAAAAGTTGAGCGCATTGAGCAACGTCCTCGGCTCGCGTTCGACGCGAGGTCCTGATGTGACCGAGGAGAACATCGGAGACGTAGCCAAGGCTGCACGAAACACCAAGGCAACGCTCGTTTACATCGGAGCTGGGTCGGTGGCCGCGAGGGCGCTCAAACAACCACGGTCCAGCGATTCAAGGCTTGTGTTCATGTCACCACCTGATCCCAAGCTAGCGGCAAGCGCTGCAGCAGCGGTCGTAGCGGATTGGATCAAGAACAAAGATCTCACCGAAAAAGGGCTCAGAGCGGCCCTAAGTCGCTCGCCATACTTCGATGCGGCCAGCAGCTCGCTTGCCATGAGCTGGTCGGTAGACACGATCGGCAGGAAGCTGCTGGCTAGCGCGAGCACATCTAGTTCAAAGTGCACTTGCGCGTCCAAGGACGGGCAAGTCACACATGAAATCGAGTGCAAGGATCCGCCGGACAAGTGCAAGACGACCGAGCAAGAGACAGACTGCAGTTGCGAGTGCAAAAGCAAGTGA
- a CDS encoding antitoxin Xre/MbcA/ParS toxin-binding domain-containing protein translates to MSPAPGLGRRPIDLTSDLDGIDRVANYLTRIANGTGA, encoded by the coding sequence ATTTCGCCGGCCCCTGGGCTTGGCCGTCGCCCAATTGACCTCACTTCAGACCTTGATGGGATCGATCGCGTGGCGAACTACTTGACCCGGATCGCTAACGGGACTGGGGCTTAA
- a CDS encoding DNA-binding protein, with translation MSKSEVQRARLTLIKAGKHPSIDAIRIELGNTGSKATIYRHIKEIEADEGSSGAPAASISEELQALVANLAGRLEYESQERLNVLQAGHATQIQRAAEALQRAQDDARNRRAELARCQSDLAGERSARQHADAELAALRLESSQQAAQLGAQVQGLQDQLSAAQAHAVSLEEKHTHAREALEHFRTSSREQRDREARQHEQQIQYLQKEVSTGSASLTAKHTELRSALQEKADALAQLTGARAEKRQLDDLLRELKPAAERLAVQTEVVEQLRGQVAQASQQNQALLARASELGQRNLELERLLAAAEAAAQAQARVMQDVLTRISEGAERSAGKMQPT, from the coding sequence GTGAGCAAGAGCGAGGTGCAGCGCGCTCGACTGACGCTGATCAAGGCAGGGAAGCATCCGTCGATCGACGCGATTCGCATTGAACTCGGCAATACCGGCTCGAAGGCCACCATCTATCGGCACATCAAGGAAATCGAAGCCGATGAAGGGAGCAGCGGTGCCCCAGCAGCCTCGATCAGCGAGGAGTTGCAAGCCCTGGTCGCCAACCTGGCTGGCCGGCTCGAGTACGAATCCCAAGAGCGACTCAACGTGCTGCAGGCTGGCCACGCGACTCAGATTCAGCGCGCGGCGGAGGCGTTGCAGCGAGCGCAGGACGATGCGCGCAACCGCCGCGCCGAGCTCGCTCGATGCCAGTCTGATTTGGCGGGCGAACGCAGCGCCCGCCAACATGCGGACGCTGAACTTGCCGCCTTGCGGCTCGAATCCAGTCAACAAGCGGCGCAGCTCGGTGCGCAAGTACAGGGGCTGCAGGATCAGCTTTCGGCCGCCCAGGCGCATGCAGTCTCGCTGGAAGAGAAGCACACGCATGCGCGCGAGGCCTTGGAACACTTCCGCACCAGTTCCCGCGAGCAACGCGATCGCGAAGCTCGCCAACACGAGCAGCAGATCCAGTACCTTCAGAAGGAGGTCAGCACCGGATCCGCTTCGTTGACGGCCAAGCACACCGAACTCCGAAGTGCCTTGCAGGAGAAGGCCGATGCACTGGCTCAGTTGACCGGCGCCCGGGCCGAAAAGCGTCAGCTCGACGATTTGCTCCGCGAGCTGAAGCCCGCGGCGGAGCGACTAGCTGTGCAGACGGAGGTCGTCGAGCAACTGCGTGGCCAGGTTGCGCAGGCGAGTCAGCAGAATCAGGCACTGCTGGCTCGCGCGTCCGAACTCGGCCAGCGCAACTTGGAGCTGGAGAGACTACTTGCAGCAGCCGAGGCAGCAGCCCAGGCCCAGGCCCGGGTGATGCAGGACGTTCTGACTCGCATCAGCGAAGGCGCCGAAAGGTCAGCGGGAAAGATGCAGCCGACCTAG
- a CDS encoding tyrosine-type recombinase/integrase, with protein sequence MSTDVEQYVLAADRDNTVRSYAAAIRHFEQGWKGLLPATVDTVSRYLVEHATLYKISTLRLHLAALARWHTDHGFADPTRSNLVHKVLRGIRAKHAIPQRRARPLQLDVLERSCDWLLAARRSAQEQGRRVDELRHARDRSLLLLGFWRAFRADELANMRIEEIQAVRGKGLTCRPGRTKTTDEDDDRAFHCPALSRLCPVDAFLDWMELGGRISGPVFPGIDRWGNISGQHMTSQAVLPLLRRILKDAGIAEASTYSSHSLRRGFAGWASANGWELKELMEHVGWRDASSALRYIDVPQDTARSKIERALAAAPSSPANTPEE encoded by the coding sequence ATGAGTACCGACGTCGAGCAGTACGTTCTCGCGGCAGATCGCGACAACACCGTGCGCAGCTACGCCGCGGCGATCCGTCATTTCGAGCAGGGCTGGAAAGGTTTGCTTCCAGCTACCGTTGACACTGTGTCAAGGTACTTGGTGGAGCATGCCACGCTCTACAAGATCAGCACACTGCGGCTGCACTTGGCCGCCCTCGCGCGGTGGCATACCGATCATGGTTTCGCCGATCCCACGCGATCGAATCTCGTGCACAAGGTGCTTCGAGGAATTCGGGCAAAGCACGCGATCCCACAGCGTCGAGCTCGACCGCTCCAACTCGACGTCCTAGAGCGTTCCTGCGATTGGCTGCTAGCGGCTCGCCGCTCTGCGCAAGAGCAAGGACGTCGGGTCGATGAGCTGCGTCATGCCCGCGACCGGTCTCTCTTGCTGCTGGGTTTCTGGAGGGCCTTTCGGGCCGATGAACTCGCCAACATGCGCATCGAGGAAATCCAGGCCGTCAGAGGCAAGGGCCTAACTTGCAGGCCAGGCCGAACTAAGACGACGGACGAGGACGACGACCGGGCATTTCATTGCCCAGCGCTGTCACGTCTGTGTCCAGTCGATGCCTTCTTGGACTGGATGGAACTGGGCGGGAGGATTTCGGGACCTGTCTTCCCCGGCATCGACCGCTGGGGGAACATCTCCGGTCAACACATGACTAGCCAAGCTGTGCTCCCACTCCTGCGCCGTATCTTGAAGGATGCGGGGATCGCGGAGGCCTCCACGTATTCGAGCCACTCGCTGCGCCGCGGATTTGCCGGCTGGGCCAGCGCCAACGGTTGGGAATTGAAGGAGCTGATGGAGCACGTCGGATGGCGCGATGCGAGTTCGGCGCTGCGCTACATCGATGTTCCTCAGGACACCGCACGGTCCAAGATCGAGCGCGCCCTGGCTGCAGCACCTTCGAGCCCTGCAAACACGCCGGAAGAGTGA
- a CDS encoding LysR family transcriptional regulator, whose protein sequence is MNNENYSIDDLQWFIKIAEAGSLSRASRQLDVPKSTLSRRLARMETAAGVSLVKRNTRAFALTDAGQRLLDGTSPLIHQLNAVTQDLFSQDQTPSGRVRLAASATFGKVVLLPLVTEYLFKHEHLELDVRLSNRHVNIVEEGIDLAVRIGELADSSLKARAIGTVRPALFASPAYASQYGLPQHPGELSAYAGLLQSREAAEITLHSRNRTAKGLLRSRLVIGPSDALIAPALDGLGIAVLPEFQAAPLVASGQLVRVLEGWQMSPLKVHLIYPMQRHQSPTVRALMAFLVEQIPKRLKTLSI, encoded by the coding sequence ATGAACAATGAAAACTACTCGATCGACGATCTCCAGTGGTTCATCAAGATCGCGGAGGCAGGTAGCCTCTCACGGGCTTCTCGCCAACTGGATGTTCCAAAATCAACCTTGTCGCGCCGCCTGGCGCGCATGGAGACGGCAGCAGGGGTCAGCCTCGTCAAGCGCAATACCCGAGCCTTCGCATTGACCGACGCTGGCCAACGCCTGCTGGACGGAACAAGTCCACTGATCCATCAACTGAACGCCGTCACCCAGGACCTTTTTTCTCAGGATCAAACGCCAAGTGGTCGCGTTCGTCTGGCTGCGTCAGCGACATTTGGCAAAGTCGTGCTGCTTCCGCTGGTGACTGAGTACCTTTTCAAACACGAACATCTGGAACTGGATGTCAGGCTCAGTAACCGCCACGTCAACATCGTCGAGGAAGGCATTGATCTGGCGGTGCGCATTGGCGAACTTGCCGATTCCAGCCTGAAGGCTCGTGCCATCGGCACCGTACGCCCAGCCCTATTTGCAAGCCCTGCCTATGCAAGCCAGTACGGGTTGCCGCAGCATCCAGGTGAACTCAGCGCGTACGCTGGCCTTCTGCAGTCGAGGGAAGCCGCAGAAATCACACTGCATTCGCGAAACAGAACCGCAAAAGGACTTTTGCGTTCACGTCTAGTCATCGGCCCTTCCGACGCCTTGATTGCTCCCGCCTTGGACGGATTGGGAATCGCCGTACTGCCCGAGTTCCAGGCTGCGCCGCTGGTCGCATCAGGTCAATTGGTCAGGGTGCTGGAAGGCTGGCAAATGTCCCCGCTGAAAGTCCATCTGATCTACCCCATGCAGCGCCATCAATCCCCCACAGTTCGGGCACTGATGGCATTTCTTGTGGAGCAGATCCCCAAAAGGTTGAAGACACTGTCGATCTGA
- a CDS encoding NmrA family NAD(P)-binding protein, translated as MTILVTGSTGLIGSQVVALLAAQGADVHALTRAPERRRFPPGVTAVKGDFQDVDSMRAAMGCARTLFLLNTVAADEVTHALIALNLAREAGIERIVYLSVMHSDRFTEVPHFTGKHTVERMIEQLGMHATILRPAYFMQNDDALIQSDVLEQGVYPMPIGSAGISMVDARDVAQVAARHLQRRHAASEPLPTEVLDVVGPTALSGDTAAAVWSDVLGKTVQYAGDDIGPFEARFRSFAPAWMAYDMRLMMARMQTDGELGSAGAVERMQQELGTSLRSYRDYALETAGRWKAAQ; from the coding sequence ATGACCATACTCGTTACCGGCAGCACGGGGCTCATCGGCTCACAAGTTGTGGCGCTTCTGGCCGCGCAAGGCGCAGACGTTCACGCCCTCACCAGAGCACCAGAAAGGCGACGGTTTCCACCGGGCGTCACGGCGGTCAAGGGGGACTTTCAGGATGTTGATTCGATGCGCGCTGCCATGGGTTGTGCAAGAACGCTTTTCTTGCTCAACACGGTGGCCGCAGACGAAGTCACCCACGCTCTGATTGCACTCAACCTGGCGCGCGAAGCAGGTATCGAGCGCATCGTCTACCTGTCTGTCATGCACAGCGACCGTTTCACCGAGGTTCCGCATTTCACTGGAAAGCACACGGTTGAACGCATGATCGAACAGCTTGGAATGCACGCGACCATTCTGCGTCCCGCTTACTTCATGCAGAACGACGATGCCTTGATTCAGTCCGATGTTCTGGAGCAGGGCGTGTATCCCATGCCTATCGGCAGTGCAGGCATTTCCATGGTGGACGCGCGCGACGTGGCGCAGGTTGCCGCACGACATCTGCAGCGCAGACATGCCGCAAGCGAACCCTTGCCAACGGAGGTTTTGGATGTCGTGGGGCCAACAGCGCTGTCGGGTGACACAGCCGCCGCTGTGTGGAGTGATGTGCTGGGCAAGACCGTCCAGTACGCAGGTGACGACATCGGGCCTTTTGAAGCGCGGTTCCGGAGCTTTGCACCCGCCTGGATGGCGTATGACATGCGGCTCATGATGGCGCGCATGCAGACGGATGGCGAGCTGGGCTCCGCTGGCGCAGTCGAGCGCATGCAGCAAGAACTAGGCACCTCGTTGCGGAGCTACCGCGACTACGCGCTGGAAACGGCTGGGCGCTGGAAGGCTGCCCAATGA
- a CDS encoding flavodoxin family protein yields MPSIVVVYHSGYGHTRRLAQAVAQGAEAELLEIDAQGTLPESAWMGLAAADLIVLGSPTYMGSASWQFKRFADDSSAAWMAQKWKDKLFAGFTNSGSMSGDKLSTLQFFMTFAMQHSGLWVGTGMMPSNTKAALRNDLNYVGSSSGAMATTPVDAGVDEVLEGDIETAKRFGERLRVVAKRYSHASPSIA; encoded by the coding sequence ATGCCGTCCATTGTGGTTGTCTACCATTCCGGTTACGGCCATACCCGTCGATTGGCGCAGGCCGTCGCCCAAGGCGCTGAGGCCGAATTGCTGGAGATTGATGCGCAAGGCACTCTGCCTGAGTCCGCCTGGATGGGACTGGCTGCCGCGGATTTGATTGTGCTTGGCTCACCCACTTACATGGGCAGCGCGAGTTGGCAGTTCAAGAGATTTGCCGATGACTCTTCCGCGGCCTGGATGGCCCAGAAATGGAAAGACAAGCTCTTCGCGGGCTTCACCAACAGCGGAAGCATGAGCGGCGACAAGCTGTCCACTTTGCAGTTCTTCATGACATTTGCCATGCAACACAGCGGCCTATGGGTTGGCACCGGCATGATGCCCTCCAATACCAAGGCCGCCCTGCGCAACGACCTGAACTATGTGGGTTCTTCCTCCGGCGCGATGGCTACAACCCCGGTCGATGCGGGGGTTGACGAAGTGTTGGAAGGCGATATCGAGACGGCCAAGCGCTTTGGTGAAAGGCTTCGGGTTGTTGCGAAGCGCTACTCGCATGCGTCGCCTTCCATTGCGTAG
- a CDS encoding nitrous oxide reductase accessory protein NosL, with translation MSATRRRLLALLATLPLGGLAACSDGPKQGEAIRPAEIDPASTCDLDGMLLADYPGPKAQIHFEGEPRPHWYCDTVEMFSTLLRPEQVRPVRAVFTQDMGLADWDQPRGHWFDAREGFYVLGSKRHGSMGPTLASFRNQADAQGFAQQHGGRVLRYAEVTPQMVDLSGGALHDGRM, from the coding sequence ATGTCGGCTACCCGCCGGCGGCTGCTGGCCCTGCTCGCCACCTTGCCGCTGGGAGGCCTGGCTGCCTGCAGTGACGGACCGAAGCAGGGCGAGGCGATTCGCCCCGCCGAGATCGATCCGGCCAGCACCTGCGACCTGGATGGCATGCTGCTGGCCGACTATCCCGGCCCGAAGGCGCAGATCCATTTCGAGGGCGAGCCGCGGCCGCATTGGTACTGCGATACGGTGGAGATGTTCAGTACCCTGCTGCGGCCGGAGCAGGTGCGCCCCGTGCGCGCGGTGTTCACGCAGGACATGGGCCTGGCCGACTGGGATCAGCCGCGCGGCCATTGGTTCGATGCGCGCGAGGGCTTCTACGTGCTGGGCAGCAAGCGCCATGGCTCGATGGGCCCGACCCTGGCCAGCTTCCGCAACCAGGCCGATGCTCAGGGCTTCGCTCAGCAGCATGGCGGCCGCGTGCTGCGCTATGCCGAAGTGACACCGCAGATGGTTGACCTCAGCGGTGGGGCTTTGCACGATGGCCGGATGTGA
- a CDS encoding ABC transporter permease, whose protein sequence is MSVLWSAWPLEPRQVLTLAAKEFRDRMRNRWVLAVALVFTAFSLAIAYFGGAQQGQLGPRSIEFVIASLVSLVIYLVPLIALLLGFDAVVGERERGSLELLLALPLTRLELLLGKYLGLAAALTLSTLAGFALLGLLLWRQFGAAVLGPYLGFVASSALLGLAFLSLALLLSVLCRERTRASGLAIALWFLFVLVFDLLLLGLLVASGGEWGGQLLAYALLLNPTDLFRIMNLVSLDQLSSLYGLASIVPPALARGGLLLGAMLAWIAAPLGLAYWRFR, encoded by the coding sequence ATGAGCGTACTGTGGAGTGCGTGGCCGCTCGAACCGCGGCAGGTCCTGACTCTGGCAGCAAAGGAGTTTCGCGATCGCATGCGCAATCGCTGGGTGCTGGCCGTAGCCCTGGTCTTCACCGCCTTCTCGCTGGCGATCGCGTATTTCGGTGGCGCACAGCAGGGGCAGCTGGGACCGCGCTCGATCGAGTTCGTGATCGCGAGCCTGGTCAGTCTGGTGATCTATCTGGTGCCGCTGATCGCGCTGCTGCTGGGTTTCGACGCGGTGGTGGGCGAACGCGAGCGCGGCTCGCTGGAGCTGCTGCTGGCGCTGCCGCTGACGCGCCTGGAGCTGCTGCTGGGCAAGTACCTGGGCCTGGCCGCGGCCCTGACCCTGTCGACCCTGGCCGGTTTCGCGCTGCTGGGCCTGCTGCTGTGGCGCCAGTTCGGCGCCGCGGTGTTGGGGCCTTACCTGGGTTTCGTGGCCAGCTCGGCGCTGCTGGGGCTCGCCTTCCTGAGCCTGGCGCTGCTGCTGTCGGTGCTGTGCCGCGAGCGTACGCGCGCCTCGGGCCTGGCGATCGCGTTGTGGTTCCTGTTCGTGCTGGTGTTCGACCTGCTGCTGCTCGGCCTGCTGGTGGCCAGCGGCGGCGAGTGGGGCGGCCAGTTGCTGGCCTATGCGCTGCTGCTGAACCCGACCGACCTGTTCCGGATCATGAACCTGGTGTCGCTGGACCAGCTGAGCAGCCTTTACGGGCTGGCCAGCATCGTGCCGCCCGCGCTGGCCCGCGGCGGACTGCTGCTCGGCGCGATGTTGGCCTGGATTGCCGCGCCGCTGGGCCTGGCCTATTGGAGATTCCGTTGA
- a CDS encoding ABC transporter ATP-binding protein: MNSTRPKEEEPAIALRAVSKSYGPLQVVDRVDLDVARGELFALIGHNGAGKSTLFKMMLGLVPASHGEIRVAGCSVRARAFRAARRRVGYLPENLVLYDNLSGLETLRFFARLKGAPERCCQPLLERVGLARSLGRPVREYSKGMRQRLGFAQALLGDPEVLFLDEPSNGLDPAAIRDFYAILQELRQRGATVLITSHILAELQQRVDRLAILNSGRVQAQGSVDELRQRLDLPLTLRLRLAGDEVRGQLAAIVATLPGLSQGDADASGEALLRCPRPLKMAALTALQGLGARLLDLQIIEPSLEDLFFDLGRAA; the protein is encoded by the coding sequence ATGAATAGCACAAGACCGAAGGAAGAAGAGCCGGCGATCGCATTGCGCGCCGTCAGCAAGAGCTACGGCCCGCTGCAGGTCGTGGATCGGGTGGACCTGGACGTGGCCCGCGGCGAGCTGTTCGCCCTGATCGGCCACAACGGCGCCGGCAAGAGCACCCTGTTCAAGATGATGCTGGGCCTGGTGCCGGCCAGCCACGGCGAGATCCGGGTGGCTGGCTGTTCGGTGCGCGCGCGCGCCTTCCGCGCGGCACGCCGCCGCGTCGGTTACCTGCCCGAGAACCTGGTGCTCTACGACAACCTCAGCGGGCTGGAGACCCTGCGCTTCTTCGCGCGGCTGAAGGGGGCGCCGGAGCGCTGCTGCCAGCCCCTGCTGGAACGGGTGGGACTGGCACGCTCGCTCGGGCGACCTGTGCGGGAGTATTCCAAGGGCATGCGTCAGCGCCTGGGTTTTGCGCAGGCCCTGCTGGGCGATCCCGAGGTGTTGTTCCTGGATGAGCCCAGCAACGGTCTGGATCCGGCCGCGATCCGCGACTTCTACGCGATCCTGCAGGAACTGCGCCAGCGCGGGGCGACCGTGCTGATCACCTCGCACATCCTGGCCGAGCTGCAGCAGCGTGTGGATCGGCTCGCGATCCTGAACAGTGGCCGGGTGCAGGCCCAGGGCAGCGTCGACGAGCTGCGCCAGCGGCTGGACCTGCCGCTGACCCTGCGTCTGCGCCTGGCCGGAGACGAGGTGCGCGGCCAACTGGCGGCCATCGTCGCGACCTTGCCGGGGCTGAGCCAGGGCGACGCCGATGCATCCGGCGAGGCGTTGCTGCGCTGCCCGCGGCCGCTCAAGATGGCTGCGCTGACCGCCTTGCAGGGGCTGGGCGCCCGGCTGCTGGACCTTCAGATCATCGAGCCCTCGCTGGAGGATCTGTTCTTCGATCTGGGGAGGGCCGCATGA